A segment of the Candidatus Poribacteria bacterium genome:
CCCTCATGGTAACGTTGCCAGTTCGAGGCACGTCTTGTGCCTTCTCCCCAGTATTCCTTCACCGTATTCATACCCAGTTTTCTCAATTTACTCGGACTTTCATCAAATCTCGCAAAATATCTGCCCATCATCACGAAATCCGCACCCATGGCAAGTGCCAAACCGATATGATAATCTTGGAAGATACCCCCATCTGAGCAAATCGGGACATAGACACCGGTTTCCTTCAAATACAGGTCCCTTTGCCGAGCGACTTCAATGACGGCAGTCGCTTGCCCACGACCAATCCCTTTCTGTTCCCTTGTGATACAGATAGCACCCCCACCGATACCTACCTTTATAAAATCAGCACCGGCTTCCACCAGATACATAAATGCATCTCCATGAACAACATTCCCACCGCCCACTTTCACAGTCCCCTTGTATTTATCTTTAATGAATTTTATGGTGTCTGATTGCCACTCCGTATACCCTTCAGAAGAATCAACACAAATAATATCGACCCCCGCTGACACCAATGCGGGGACTCTCTCTTTATAATCTCGTGTATTAATACCGGCACCAACGACGAGTCTTTTCTGGGAATCTATAGATTCAAGGGGATTCTTCTTGTGATCATCGTAATCTTTCCTGAAGACCAAATGGACCAGTTTACGATTTTCATCAACAATCGGTAGACAATTTATCTTGCGTTCCCAAATGAGATCGTTGGCACCCTCAATCGTAATTCCTTTTTTCCCAACAATCAGTTGAGAGAAAGGTGTCATGAATTCTCTGATTTTGGCGTTTAAATCCACTCGACTCAATCGATAGTCCTTATCCGTTATGAGTCCGAGTAGCTCACCTGATGGGGAACCATCTTCGGTTACAGCAATCGTCGAGTGTCCTGTTTCTTGAGTGAGTTTCACGACATCTTCTATTGTATTATCACACTTTAAATTTGAGTCACTGACGACGAAACCGGCTTTGTGGTTTTTAACGGCTCGGACCATCGCTACCTGCTCTTCAATACCTTGGGATCCATAAATAAAGGATACCCCACCCTGTCTCGCCAGTGCAATCCCCAAATTGTGGTCCGAAACGGCTTGCATGATTGCCGAAGCAAAGGGAATATTCACCTCCAGAGACGGTTCTTGCCCCACTTTAAATTTCACCAGAGGGGTTCTCAGGACAACATTTTCAGGGATACACTCCTTCGTCGTTAAATTAGGTAAAAGCAAGTATTCACTGAAAGTCCGGCTTGCTTCAGAAAAATAGTGAGCCATCGTTTATTCCTCCTGTGAAAAAACAAAAAAGCGATCCTATAAAATTAGAATCTATGCCATCAATACACCGAATCTCGTCAAATAAATGAAAACAGGCACTGTTATGGTTAATCCACACGTGCCTGATTTCTTCAAGTCTTTGTCATGAGTATCCAACAACGTAGATAATGTTTGGGAATCTGCTGAACGAAAATCTAAAATTCTCAATCCCATGAGTTCCTTATAGATCCCGATTATGGAAACTAACCTATTGATTTTCGTAAGCAGCAATGTCTGCTTCATATTGCAAAGTCCAACCGATTTCATCGAGTCCATTCAACAGGCAATATTTCTCAAAATCGCCGATTTCAAAAGTGTGGGCGGTGCCATCAGCGCAGATCACCGATTGCTGCTCCAAGTCTATCATCAGTTGGTAGCCTTCAGTGGCGTGTGCTTCTTGACTGAGTGATGTGATAACATCCGCAGACAAGGCTATCGGGAGAATACCGTTCTTGTAGCAATTATTGCGGAAAATATCGGCAAATGAGGGCGCGAGAATCGCTTTGAAGCCATACTGCTGGAGTGCCCACGGCGCGTGTTCGCGCGAGCTCCCGCAACCGAAGTTCACGCCTGCGATGAGGATACTTGCCCCCGCGTAGCGTGGGAGGTTCAACACGAACTCTCGGTTTGGATCACCATTCTCCAAGTAACGCCAATCGTAAAAGAGAAATTCACCGAAGCCCGTCCGTTCAATCCGTTTTAGGAATTGTTTCGGGATAATTTGGTCGGTATCAACGTTAATCCGGTCAAGTGGGACAACACGTCCAACGTGTTCTTTGAATGCTTCCATTTTTTAATTTTTCCTTGCGGTTCGGTCAGGTGAGTCTGAAGTTTTGATGTGACTTCTCGTATATCCGCCCTCCATTACATTACGGGCTGCTGAAACTGATCAAGAACCTATCTGAAGGTTCGGATATCCACAAAATGCCCTGTGACAGCAGTCGCAGCCGCCATCTGCGGACTGACAAGGTGCGTGCGTCCACCTTTGCCCTGTCTGCCTTCAAAATTCCGATTCGATGTGCTGGCACAGCGTTGACCCGGCATCAGCGTATCAGGATTCATGCCGAGACACATACTACAACCGGCTTCACGCCACTCAAAACCCGCGGCACGGAAAATCTCGTCAAGCCCTTCCACCTCCGCCTGACGTTTGACAGCCTGTGAACCGGGAACGACCATCGCGCTAACAGTGTCCGCGACTTTTCTACCCTTCGCGACTTCTGCGGCAGCGCGTAAATCACTGATACGGGAGTTGGTGCAACTACCGATGAACACTCTATCCACCGGAATATCTGTGATAGGTGTGCCGGGTGTGAGATCCATATACGCCAATGCGTGTTCGGTTGCAGTCTTTTCGTCGACTGTTGCCATGTCTGCGGGGTCCGGTACATGTCCTGTCACATCGGTCACCATACCCGGGTTTGTGCCCCACGTCACCTGCGGTTCGATTTCCGCAGCATCGAGTTGTAACGTCCGATCATAGGTCGCCCCGTCGTCAGTAGGGAGTTGCTTCCACTCTTCAACCGCAGCGTCAAATGCTTCACCTTTCGGTGCGAACCGTTTACCCGCGATGTATTCGTATGTCGTATCATCGGGGGCAATCATACCCGCACGTGCCCCCGCCTCAATCGACATATTGCAAACGGTCATCCGTTCCTCAATGCTAAGGGCACGGATAGCGGAGCCTGTGTATTCAACAACGGCACCGTTACCGCCATCAATACCGATATGTCCGATAATAGAGAGAATGATGTCTTTTGCCGTCACGCCGTAGGGGAGTGTGCCATCAATCCGAATCTCAAAGGTTTCCGACTTCTGTTGGAGGAGACATTGCGTAGCGAGGACATGCTCAATCTCGCTCGTGCCGATGCCGAAAGCGAG
Coding sequences within it:
- a CDS encoding IMP dehydrogenase; translation: MAHYFSEASRTFSEYLLLPNLTTKECIPENVVLRTPLVKFKVGQEPSLEVNIPFASAIMQAVSDHNLGIALARQGGVSFIYGSQGIEEQVAMVRAVKNHKAGFVVSDSNLKCDNTIEDVVKLTQETGHSTIAVTEDGSPSGELLGLITDKDYRLSRVDLNAKIREFMTPFSQLIVGKKGITIEGANDLIWERKINCLPIVDENRKLVHLVFRKDYDDHKKNPLESIDSQKRLVVGAGINTRDYKERVPALVSAGVDIICVDSSEGYTEWQSDTIKFIKDKYKGTVKVGGGNVVHGDAFMYLVEAGADFIKVGIGGGAICITREQKGIGRGQATAVIEVARQRDLYLKETGVYVPICSDGGIFQDYHIGLALAMGADFVMMGRYFARFDESPSKLRKLGMNTVKEYWGEGTRRASNWQRYHEGGGPELLFEEGADAYVPYAGKMNDNLKTTLAKIRSLMCNCGAISLPEFRQKARFVLVSSASIREGGVHDIIPRTTQDG
- the leuD gene encoding 3-isopropylmalate dehydratase small subunit, yielding MEAFKEHVGRVVPLDRINVDTDQIIPKQFLKRIERTGFGEFLFYDWRYLENGDPNREFVLNLPRYAGASILIAGVNFGCGSSREHAPWALQQYGFKAILAPSFADIFRNNCYKNGILPIALSADVITSLSQEAHATEGYQLMIDLEQQSVICADGTAHTFEIGDFEKYCLLNGLDEIGWTLQYEADIAAYENQ
- the leuC gene encoding 3-isopropylmalate dehydratase large subunit, with the translated sequence MKTQTMYEKIWEAHLVRASADAVPILYIDTHLVHEVTSPQAFEGLRLNNRKVRRPDLTFATMDHNVPTTDRSLPITDLIAAKQMETLAQNCTEFDIPLYDIDSPEQGIVHVIGPELGITLPGKTIVCGDSHTSTHGALGALAFGIGTSEIEHVLATQCLLQQKSETFEIRIDGTLPYGVTAKDIILSIIGHIGIDGGNGAVVEYTGSAIRALSIEERMTVCNMSIEAGARAGMIAPDDTTYEYIAGKRFAPKGEAFDAAVEEWKQLPTDDGATYDRTLQLDAAEIEPQVTWGTNPGMVTDVTGHVPDPADMATVDEKTATEHALAYMDLTPGTPITDIPVDRVFIGSCTNSRISDLRAAAEVAKGRKVADTVSAMVVPGSQAVKRQAEVEGLDEIFRAAGFEWREAGCSMCLGMNPDTLMPGQRCASTSNRNFEGRQGKGGRTHLVSPQMAAATAVTGHFVDIRTFR